In the Nerophis ophidion isolate RoL-2023_Sa linkage group LG01, RoL_Noph_v1.0, whole genome shotgun sequence genome, one interval contains:
- the si:dkey-220o5.5 gene encoding actin filament-associated protein 1-like 2 isoform X2, whose amino-acid sequence MSCPSSSPSNRADALQTGVLSSEPDWMRDTVTTVMPRPPGGPIATDDEDEDTYEEAHPYNTARNLERAESDSSYYESYGEEDEEAEHVKDRAHYIQWSASQPCLRPAPESRLCGYLWRRRWMGQWTKQLFIIRNHSLLCYKCTRDLLPQTEVTLRGCQLVYKVKTTGRVQHQLKLILPGSHTLVLGYSSSQQAHEWRKVIEELSEEQNLSGTTSESLWSCRSSAVLTHKDQEDPPSHHNKDKDFLNVLMNCQWQSLLCQVEAGLLNMFGEDGDEEAGLRRRRPPQYTLQLRGCQVEAGPDGACSQRITLSALGDQVAVLEVSSADEKRRWTRLLKDGAAGYRGNKARQEVSPPRTDTSTDPPLYSNTSQLEHMLHSSQDARRGTYANAAHETPRGVQKLELAGRKDVHLRAGSEVNLAKHNKRSSFRQSLAVCGERAQASLLKPLLLRRSASVKSSLRPSPSVFFIQHKKEWESKAA is encoded by the exons GGGTCCTGTCGTCTGAGCCAGACTGGATGAGAGATACT GTAACCACGGTGATGCCCCGCCCCCCAGGGGGTCCCATAGCTACTGACGATGAAGATGAAGACACGTACGAGGAGGCCCACCCCTACAACACTGCCAGGAACctcg AGAGGGCGGAGTCTGACAGCAGCTACTACGAGTCGTACGGCGAGGAGGACGAGGAGGCGGAGCATGTGAAGGACAGAGCTCACTACATCCAATGGAGCGCCTCGCAGCCCTGCCTAAGGCCCGCCCCCGAGTCCCGCCTCTGTGGCTACCTGTGGAGGAGGAGGTGGATGGGCCAGTGGACCAAGCAGCTCTTCATCATCAGGAACCACTCGCTGctg TGCTACAAGTGCACACGCGACCTGCTGCCTCAGACCGAGGTCACCCTGAGAGGCTGCCAGCTGGTCTACAAGGTGAAGACCACCGGGAGGGTCCAGCACCAGCTCAAGCTGATCCTGCCGGGCTCACACACTCTGGTGCTGGGCTACAGCAGTTCTCAGCAGGCCCACGAGTGGCGCaag gTCATCGAGGAGCTGAGTGAGGAGCAGAACCTCTCTGGGACCACATCAGAGTCGCTTTGGTCCTGCAGG TCCAGTGCGGTTCTGACCCACAAAGACCAAGAAGATCCTCCAAGTCACCACAACAAGGACAAAG ACTTCCTGAACGTGCTGATGAACTGTCAGTGGCAGAGTCTGCTGTGTCAGGTGGAGGCGGGGCTTCTCAACATGTTTGGCGAGGACGGGGACGAGGAGGCGGGGCTAAGAAGGCGGCGGCCCCCCCAGTACACATTGCAGCTGCGAGGCTGCCAGGTGGAGGCGGGACCGGACGGCGCGTGCTCGCAGAGGATCACACTGAGCGCGCTCGGTGACCAGGTGGCCGTGCTGGAG GTGAGCTCGGCGGACGAGAAGCGGCGATGGACGCGACTTCTGAAGGACGGGGCGGCCGGTTACCGCGGCAACAAGGCCCGGCAGGAAGTCAG CCCGCCGCGGACCGACACGTCCACGGACCCGCCCCTCTACTCCAACACCTCGCAGCTGGAGCACATG CTCCACAGCTCTCAGGATGCTCGCCGCGGGACCTACGCCAACGCCGCACACG AGACGCCGCGCGGCGTTCAGAAGTTGGAGTTGGCGGGCAGGAAGGACGTCCACCTGAGGGCGGGGTCAGAGGTCAACCTGGCCAAGCACAACAAACGCTCGTCTTTTCGACAGTCGCTGGCCGTGTGTGGCGAGAGAGCGCAG GCCAGTCTGCTGAAGCCACTTCTGCTGCGGCGCTCGGCCTCGGTGAAAAGTTCCCTGAGACCTTCTCCTTCAGTCTTCTTCATCCAACACAAGAAG GAATGGGAGAGCAAAGCTGCTTGA
- the LOC133547475 gene encoding dematin-like isoform X3, with translation MMMPKRPQTSPGSVLSLRGSRSPGSPVAAIVARVEDGVIEYKDLAALPRDKAILDIERPDLMTYRPHYTYTPLTSFSPPTSPENLLKEAKEWLAGSSPACSSPGSRSRKHSANTPPPSSSSCSSSSPHTQHTPHTPHTTHTPHTTHTPHTPHTQHTQHTPHTQPSKTLQHFHKPDDGSNMYKKPPIYKQGVAPPAPPAGKHLEELIIECSKFPAAQPPDPRLPSKMESDYWPCPPSMAVFEMECRRNEARDQDQDQDQDQDQVWLAAGPPESGSTQIQSNLARILLREQVDQSAPLKRKSRSLPERSQHAGAATSRSVYFPAASGTGLSRNGDSRMDRGISLPAMTELQIYPYETLVVRHRGRSKLPPGVDRTRLERHLSREQFLSVFGMTPEDFEQLSLWKRNQKKKKVCLF, from the exons ATGATGATGCCAAAG AGGCCTCAGACGTCTCCCGGGAGCGTCTTGTCCCTCCGAGGTTCCAGGTCTCCAGGATCTCCCGTTGCCGCCATCGTG GCCCGCGTGGAGGACGGCGTGATCGAATACAAGGACCTGGCGGCGCTCCCGCGGGACAAAGCCATCCTGGACATCGAGAGGCCGGACCTGATGACGTATCGTCCGCACTACACCTACACGCCACTG ACGTCCTTCTCCCCGCCCACCTCCCCCGAG AACCTCCTCAAGGAGGCCAAGGAGTGGCTGGCAGGAAGTTCTCCTGCATGTTCCTCACCTGGTTCCCGCAGCAGGAAACACAGCGCCAACACACCAccaccttcctcctcctcctgctcctcctcctcaccgcacacacaacacacaccacacacaccacacacaacacacacaccacacacaacacacacaccacacacaccacacacacaacacacacaacacacaccacacacacaaccTTCTAAGACCCTACAACACTTCCACAAACCTg ACGATGGCAGCAACATGTACAAGAAACCTCCAATCTACAAACAAG gcgtggccccccccgccccccccgcaGGCAAGCACTTGGAGGAGCTGATCATCGAGTGTTCCAAGTTCCCGGCCGCCCAGCCTCCAGACCCCAGACTGCCGTCCAAGATGGAGAGTGACTACTGGCCCTGTCCTCCCTCCATGGCCGTCTTTG AGATGGAGTGTCGCAGGAACGAGGCCagggaccaggaccaggaccaggaccaggaccaggaccaggtgTGGCTGGCAGCTGGTCCTCCCGAGTCCGGCTCAACTCAGATCCAGTCCAACCTGGCAAGGATCCTCCTGAGGGAGCAAGTGGACCAGTCGGCTCCTCTGAAGAGGAAAAGTCGCTCCCTGCCTGAGCGCAGCCAGCACGCAG GGGCCGCCACTTCCAGGTCTGTTTATTTCCCAGCAGCCTCTGGGACAggcttgtccagg AACGGCGACTCCAGGATGGACCGCGGCATCTCGCTGCCCGCCATGACGGAGCTGCAG ATCTACCCGTATGAGACGCTGGTGGTCCGGCACCGAGGGCGGAGCAAGCTGCCTCCTGGCGTGGACAGAACCCGGCTGGAG AGACACCTGTCGCGGGAACAGTTCCTCAGCGTGTTCGGGATGACGCCGGAGGACTTTGAGCAGCTTTCTCTGTGGAAGAGGaaccagaagaagaagaaggtgtgtCTCTTCTGA
- the LOC133547475 gene encoding dematin-like isoform X2 — MMMPKRPQTSPGSVLSLRGSRSPGSPVAAIVARVEDGVIEYKDLAALPRDKAILDIERPDLMTYRPHYTYTPLTSFSPPTSPENLLKEAKEWLAGSSPACSSPGSRSRKHSANTPPPSSSSCSSSSPHTQHTPHTPHTTHTPHTTHTPHTPHTQHTQHTPHTQPSKTLQHFHKPDDGSNMYKKPPIYKQGVAPPAPPAGKHLEELIIECSKFPAAQPPDPRLPSKMESDYWPCPPSMAVFEMECRRNEARDQDQDQDQDQDQVWLAAGPPESGSTQIQSNLARILLREQVDQSAPLKRKSRSLPERSQHAGAATSRSVYFPAASGTGLSRLQSAEFGPSQKPAAGVQNGDSRMDRGISLPAMTELQIYPYETLVVRHRGRSKLPPGVDRTRLERHLSREQFLSVFGMTPEDFEQLSLWKRNQKKKKVCLF, encoded by the exons ATGATGATGCCAAAG AGGCCTCAGACGTCTCCCGGGAGCGTCTTGTCCCTCCGAGGTTCCAGGTCTCCAGGATCTCCCGTTGCCGCCATCGTG GCCCGCGTGGAGGACGGCGTGATCGAATACAAGGACCTGGCGGCGCTCCCGCGGGACAAAGCCATCCTGGACATCGAGAGGCCGGACCTGATGACGTATCGTCCGCACTACACCTACACGCCACTG ACGTCCTTCTCCCCGCCCACCTCCCCCGAG AACCTCCTCAAGGAGGCCAAGGAGTGGCTGGCAGGAAGTTCTCCTGCATGTTCCTCACCTGGTTCCCGCAGCAGGAAACACAGCGCCAACACACCAccaccttcctcctcctcctgctcctcctcctcaccgcacacacaacacacaccacacacaccacacacaacacacacaccacacacaacacacacaccacacacaccacacacacaacacacacaacacacaccacacacacaaccTTCTAAGACCCTACAACACTTCCACAAACCTg ACGATGGCAGCAACATGTACAAGAAACCTCCAATCTACAAACAAG gcgtggccccccccgccccccccgcaGGCAAGCACTTGGAGGAGCTGATCATCGAGTGTTCCAAGTTCCCGGCCGCCCAGCCTCCAGACCCCAGACTGCCGTCCAAGATGGAGAGTGACTACTGGCCCTGTCCTCCCTCCATGGCCGTCTTTG AGATGGAGTGTCGCAGGAACGAGGCCagggaccaggaccaggaccaggaccaggaccaggaccaggtgTGGCTGGCAGCTGGTCCTCCCGAGTCCGGCTCAACTCAGATCCAGTCCAACCTGGCAAGGATCCTCCTGAGGGAGCAAGTGGACCAGTCGGCTCCTCTGAAGAGGAAAAGTCGCTCCCTGCCTGAGCGCAGCCAGCACGCAG GGGCCGCCACTTCCAGGTCTGTTTATTTCCCAGCAGCCTCTGGGACAggcttgtccagg CTTCAGTCAGCAGAATTTGGCCCCTCGCAAAAGCCCGCCGCAG GTGTTCAG AACGGCGACTCCAGGATGGACCGCGGCATCTCGCTGCCCGCCATGACGGAGCTGCAG ATCTACCCGTATGAGACGCTGGTGGTCCGGCACCGAGGGCGGAGCAAGCTGCCTCCTGGCGTGGACAGAACCCGGCTGGAG AGACACCTGTCGCGGGAACAGTTCCTCAGCGTGTTCGGGATGACGCCGGAGGACTTTGAGCAGCTTTCTCTGTGGAAGAGGaaccagaagaagaagaaggtgtgtCTCTTCTGA
- the LOC133547475 gene encoding dematin-like isoform X1, with protein sequence MMMPKRPQTSPGSVLSLRGSRSPGSPVAAIVARVEDGVIEYKDLAALPRDKAILDIERPDLMTYRPHYTYTPLTSFSPPTSPENLLKEAKEWLAGSSPACSSPGSRSRKHSANTPPPSSSSCSSSSPHTQHTPHTPHTTHTPHTTHTPHTPHTQHTQHTPHTQPSKTLQHFHKPDDGSNMYKKPPIYKQGVAPPAPPAGKHLEELIIECSKFPAAQPPDPRLPSKMESDYWPCPPSMAVFEMECRRNEARDQDQDQDQDQDQVWLAAGPPESGSTQIQSNLARILLREQVDQSAPLKRKSRSLPERSQHAGAATSRSVYFPAASGTGLSRLQSAEFGPSQKPAAGVQVVFPPRRACCRPCCGDVCVLVCQNGDSRMDRGISLPAMTELQIYPYETLVVRHRGRSKLPPGVDRTRLERHLSREQFLSVFGMTPEDFEQLSLWKRNQKKKKVCLF encoded by the exons ATGATGATGCCAAAG AGGCCTCAGACGTCTCCCGGGAGCGTCTTGTCCCTCCGAGGTTCCAGGTCTCCAGGATCTCCCGTTGCCGCCATCGTG GCCCGCGTGGAGGACGGCGTGATCGAATACAAGGACCTGGCGGCGCTCCCGCGGGACAAAGCCATCCTGGACATCGAGAGGCCGGACCTGATGACGTATCGTCCGCACTACACCTACACGCCACTG ACGTCCTTCTCCCCGCCCACCTCCCCCGAG AACCTCCTCAAGGAGGCCAAGGAGTGGCTGGCAGGAAGTTCTCCTGCATGTTCCTCACCTGGTTCCCGCAGCAGGAAACACAGCGCCAACACACCAccaccttcctcctcctcctgctcctcctcctcaccgcacacacaacacacaccacacacaccacacacaacacacacaccacacacaacacacacaccacacacaccacacacacaacacacacaacacacaccacacacacaaccTTCTAAGACCCTACAACACTTCCACAAACCTg ACGATGGCAGCAACATGTACAAGAAACCTCCAATCTACAAACAAG gcgtggccccccccgccccccccgcaGGCAAGCACTTGGAGGAGCTGATCATCGAGTGTTCCAAGTTCCCGGCCGCCCAGCCTCCAGACCCCAGACTGCCGTCCAAGATGGAGAGTGACTACTGGCCCTGTCCTCCCTCCATGGCCGTCTTTG AGATGGAGTGTCGCAGGAACGAGGCCagggaccaggaccaggaccaggaccaggaccaggaccaggtgTGGCTGGCAGCTGGTCCTCCCGAGTCCGGCTCAACTCAGATCCAGTCCAACCTGGCAAGGATCCTCCTGAGGGAGCAAGTGGACCAGTCGGCTCCTCTGAAGAGGAAAAGTCGCTCCCTGCCTGAGCGCAGCCAGCACGCAG GGGCCGCCACTTCCAGGTCTGTTTATTTCCCAGCAGCCTCTGGGACAggcttgtccagg CTTCAGTCAGCAGAATTTGGCCCCTCGCAAAAGCCCGCCGCAG GTGTTCAGGTAGTGTTTCCTCCCCGTCGTGCGTGCTGTCGGCCATGTTGTGGTGATGTTTGTGTGCTTGTGTGTCAGAACGGCGACTCCAGGATGGACCGCGGCATCTCGCTGCCCGCCATGACGGAGCTGCAG ATCTACCCGTATGAGACGCTGGTGGTCCGGCACCGAGGGCGGAGCAAGCTGCCTCCTGGCGTGGACAGAACCCGGCTGGAG AGACACCTGTCGCGGGAACAGTTCCTCAGCGTGTTCGGGATGACGCCGGAGGACTTTGAGCAGCTTTCTCTGTGGAAGAGGaaccagaagaagaagaaggtgtgtCTCTTCTGA